In the Glycine max cultivar Williams 82 chromosome 6, Glycine_max_v4.0, whole genome shotgun sequence genome, TGAATTGAATGTGACTGAAACGGGAATCTTATTTTAGCTCTGAGTGTTAGAATATtacatcttatttaattttttatggacATACTTTTTTTTGTCGTTATAATTCCCACTATTTTGcagaaaaaaaaggatattaGCTTCAAGTTTAATTTCATACCTTAATTATTTCTATAGGTGAGTGCAAGCTGGAGAATCTGAGGACTCTCTGTGTAGCCTGCCATTATGATGTCACTGCTGCACAATGTGCTGAACGACGCATAGCCAAAGCAAATGCCAGGAAACAACTAAAAGCGTTAATGAATAGCATGAAAAATGGTATTAAGGGTGCTACTGGCACTAATACTAAGGTATGTTGCAAGCCTATTTCCCTTTTTGGTTGACACAGACATGTATTCTCCCGGTGGTATGTTAGTCAGTCTGAGATGTATTAATACAGTATTTGTATGGCACACCTTATGTCAGGCTTTCAATCCATTTAGGGAAAAGGATAAGATTTAGTTTTTTTGGCTGTTAAAATAGGCTTGTAAAGTGCTGCTTAACAGTTGAACATACCGTTATTATCTACATTTTGGTGAAAACCTGTACTAACTATAAAAGgtgtttaatataaataaattcaagATGGAGGCAATCTGTTTGCTCACATCGTAAAAGTGAGAATGATAAACAATTATGTCTGTCTGACAAGAAATGCTAAAAAATTGCTACCACTCCTGACACTATTAACCCAACCTAATGGATTGTATGATAGTAGCCATTCAAATCTTTAGGGTGTATTTGGTttgtaaaatgttttaattttctgtttttatttattataaaaatatgacaaattgtcttcattttgtttcctgtttaaatatttgtatagaaaatgaaaaaatcatttttgtaattattagtgaaaaaagaataaaaaaaaaattccataaaCCAAAAGCACCCTTAGTTGATAAGTATTGGTTCAGCTAGAAATTGCCCTGCTGGGATAAGTGGCTTGTTGCTTTTCATTTAGGTACATTTTGTCGGTTGGAATTTTCATATAGTTAAGACTCATGCATgcattaaaataatagtattaaattattttatatttgttggcCTGGTATTCTTCAATTCTTAATGTTGTCAAGATAATAATCTAGATTAGTTTTTATGATGTGTTCTAATATTGGTTACTCACTCGTAGACAATCTCTATTGAGTTTTCCTGGATTGTGCTGTATTGGCGCCATGCTTATTTTATGTGCCTTTTCCATGTTGGGTGCATTAGAAAGTAACTTCTAAAATATTGCTCTCCATCCTTTATAGTCAAGGAATTATTGTACTATATCACCTGCTTCCTGATAGTAATTTCATATGTTGCTTTAATTACTTTTGCATGCTTAGGAAGTAATTTGAGCTAGTTATTAGGTATGGTTTGTTCTCCATCTTGCTGGccaaacttgtgttatttacacacacaagtAAAACTATTGACAAGACAACTCTTGATGCATTAAATTCAGGACCATAAGCTTCTCGAGGAAGAAGGGAGTATGGTAGAAGATGAGCTTTTAGTTGAGGTTCCTGGCAGTGCCTATTCTTTAGCAGACAGCTAAGTGGAGATGCCGTGTGGAAGGGATTGCAAACAGCTACAGAAAATTTCCATCGTCATTTCAACCGAGTTTTTTTTGtagaaagtaaaagcaaaatTTGGCATCCACCTGATGGCAACTTGTACGTCAGTGCAGTTGGTTTTCCAACTGGACTTTCCTGGAAGAGGTCGACTGTGGTAACGAAGGAGTACTTACTTACATCATAGTGTCCATTTTTTTATTGCACAGGCTACCAATTAGGTGGTTCTTTGTAGAAATTCTTTTGAACAGATATTTGTGTTGTTGTCTACTTCAAAAGCATGCAGCATTCTCAACATATATACTTAGAGAATGCCCTTAAACCTAAGATAGATAATTTTTGCAATGTAGTGACAGTTTGGATCATCCATTTGTAACCTATCGTTGATTATGGATTGGATGCTGGAAGCAACAGCCTCCTACCAATTATTTGCGGGCAATTGTTTTGTATAAATGTAATGATTGATGATTTGGCAAAACaagaacctttttttttgtcatggttCTTGTTTGGATGAAATATTAGCTTGAATTTGGATGGTTTGAGATAATGATATTTGTTTATAAGTATAATTAATCTTgattatttttcactttattttattaaaaaggaaatgataaaactaaaagtcatcaaatgttattttatttttacttcgtTCAAAGATCTGGATCACATCATTTCCTGCATAACAAAGTTGAAATAAGATATTTGTGATCTACTAGTAAATGTAGAAAAACCTTCACTATTCTTTAAatctttgaaaataagaaataaagtgttattatttaaatatttgtgaaaaaattcttaaactaaatggtattttagttttcaaaatttatactGAATTTAATATGGAAATAGAATGGTAAGAGtttaaaaaatggataatgttatatgttagacaagtggcctcagatatcttaagaagggggggttgaattaagatattccaaactgtttcccctaattaaaatctatttcactttttactcaagttatgaatttccttaatgacaatcttcttaaatattaattcaaatgaagcaacttgaatatgaatataaagcaataataaataaaggagattaagggaagagaaaatgcaaactcagttttatactggttcggccacacccttgtgcctacgtccagtccccaagcaacccgcttgagagttccactatcttgtaaattccttttacaagttctaaacacacaaggacaatccttcctttgtgtttagagatcctttacaacaagagactcacagtctcttaatcccttagagaatgagaagaagaagaggaacaaatctctctagaaagagatggattttacagattgagcactcaattaattccttaatgaattgcaattgaattggccaaggaattcttaagaggataaaatgaaattgctctttgagaggataaacactttgttgttctgaaaaaatctCTTtacaatttcgtgtttaagtcacatatatatagaccattggtggtcatgagtaaagcctttgaaaagttgtgactcttgaaattatttttctgaaattcctgtctggtaatcgattacagtaattgtgtaatcgattacagcttttaaaatttgaattaaaacgtttactaactgctggtaatcgattaccaaaattgtgtaatcgattacacagtctaaaatttcgaattcaaatttttatagctgttatgaaacgtatttggccactagtaatcgattacatcctctggtaatcgattaccagagagtaaaatctttgagaaacactttttattttaaatcacttggccaaacctttgctaattcaattaggaattcccttcctaatattctagtgatcatcttgatgttgtgacttgtaatcttgaagtattgtcttgaattttaatcttgaaaagcccatttgcatcaattgcaacacatcatcatgatcatcatcaaaacatcaaagccaattgcatctacattaTACACGTTTAAAAGGTGTGACTGACCGtgtaagagtttttatactactaattgattaattaattaattagaaattatatttagtatAGTAATAATGGAgtaattataaaagtaaaattaataatttatttagaatgtgtaaaaaaaaatatatttagaatgTCCTGATTAGTTCAAAGATTTTTCTAAGATTTCACAATAGACTAAAACggttaatagagaaaaatatagggatcgaaaatgttaaaaattttgtttagggactaaagtaatttttaaaaagagttTATTGACCAAAAGCATAATtagttaaatgaaatttttttagaaaccaCATATAACATTTGTAGtcgaattttttaataaaatgtataaatacataaatatagattatataaaaatgttgaaGGTCGTAACGTATAATATATtatagtatataatttttatggcatataatataacttttatacTATGTACGGTTCGCTGGCTTGTGTTCTCTAATATGCAAACTCTGTTTTATTAATGTATAATATTGACTAATGTCCATCAAATTAATGGAGTTGTTTAAGTGGGTATTTAAGTAAGGAATCATTTTGTTTCCTAGTTGAAGTTGATCTAGCTGGTAGGGTgaattacttaaatttaaaaacggTTCTTTATATAGGAACGACTTCTTatgaatgaaatttaatttttactctaaaattaatattctgatagtaaaacaaaaagaaaataaagggaCACTTGCTAAATCAATTAGcacttaaatttcataaaatcttGATCTCAGTCACTACAAAGAAGATGAACTTCCTGTCTTATGCCCTTCGCTTATGTAACCcctagaaattaaattaatgattttcaCACTCTTCATCTCCCCTTACACCAATGGTTACTAACCACCCCCACTGTATTCTATATAAATACCAATCATGCGTGCTTTCATCATAACCATCAACACATACACCCATATTTTCTTCTATGACCAAAAAAGAATGGCTTTCACTCTCaatctttttattctttcttctttgatAGCTATAACTTCATTGATGTCATCAGCATCTATGGTTGAATCAAGGTCACTCTCTAGCCCCTCTTCTTCAAGCCTCGCGGTTCGGTTGAAGGCAGAGGGCGAATCCTCCTACTGCTGGGATTCACTATGGCAACTCCAAGCATGCACTGGAGAAATTGTTACATTTTTTCTCAATGGTAAGACTTACCTTGGACATGGTTGCTGCCAAGCAATTAGGGTGATTGGACATGATTGCTGGCCCAACATTGTTGCCTCTCTAGGATTCACCAATGAAGAGACTGATGTGTTGGAGGGTTATTGTGATGAGGATGTTGTTCAttcacctccaccaccaccacaatctattattgacccaaaatatattGTTCCATAAAGGAACTAACTTTGGCCTTGGTGCATGGTTTTCAATGAAGAACTaataagagttttgttttgtttcttttttcaatgTTTATGTTGCCACTCTTGCTCACACTAAGTGGGAAACATAAGTTGACATGTATGTACTGAAACTCTTAATCAATGATATGATATGCATGCATGATTGTGTGTTTTCTATGCTTAAAAGGTTGTTGCATCGGCATTTCCCTCCTTAAGTTATACTATATGGTTCAAGTTTTATGTTGAATGTACATATAATTTGGATACATAGCAAAATTAATATTGGATTCACCATATATACAATGTGTAGCAAGGAACTGAAAAGAGAATTGAACTATTAAAAGTGTAAGATGATGAAAACTAAGATATTGCTGCTCTTGATCTTCAATATCCTTCAAGAAAACCTTAGGCCAGCACTCAAATTTCATCATGGCTTCTTTTAAAGaacgtaataaaaaaaaatgaaagatatgtTATACGCATGGCATCATGATTAAGAAATGGGTtatgaggatttttttttgagACTAGATTTCATTTTCTGAGGGAAAAGGTGAGCAAGAAGCAGCTGGATTTGAGGTATTGCAGCACTGAAATGCAGCTGGAAGATATCTTTACAAAAGGATTAAAGGTGAATAGCTTTGTAGTGTTGAGAGACAAGCTTGGTGTTTCACCTATGGAGATTTTGAATTAAGGGGGTGTGTTAGTTGTAATTCAGAATATTAGTTGTAAAGTTTGGTAGTTTGTTTAGTTAGTTGAGTGTGATAAGGCAGTGATTGAGGCTGAACTTGAGCCTTATAAATAGTCTCTGTGTAATTCAATTCATAATGCAATTCATCTCATTTTAGTATATGTTTTTTCTTggctttctctctttctccccAACAGATTTGGTATCAAGAGCACTAAGTCTTGGGACTAGGTGGGATAAGAGAGTTGTGAACTGAGAAAGAGTGGTGAGAGATTCAAACAGTGGGCTTTTTAACCCGCGAGTTAAGAgtgctgctaggtgcacccaacatatTGCTAGTGCACCCAGCACTAACCACGAAAAGACAAAAATACTccttatggatcaagttgatccataagttaatttttaagacttacggatcaacttcatccgtaagtcttttacggatcaagttacagatcaacttgatccgtaagtcttttacggatcaagttgatccgtaagttttttacggatcaagttgatccgtaagttttttacggatcaagttgatccataagtattaaaaatcaacttacggatcaacttgatccgtaaggggAGAAATTAGCAGGGACAGTTTTTCCATTTTAAaagaatgttgggtgcaccagcaataatgctgggtgcacctagcaacactcggGAGTTAATTGGTATACCCATGGCTTCCACAAACTttgtatttcttcaaaaaaTCTATATCTCTATAATAAATGAACAACCAAAACGCACACTCTGTTCCCAATTTTGCGCAATTTCCCAATTTTGTTTCCTCTATTTTTCTTCCGCTAATTTCAcagtttttttcaaaattccaaatttcaaaattcacaaattATGGTTTCTTCCTCTAGCCGAGGTACCTACATCTGCACCTCCGAGCTAGCATAGATGTGGAAGTACACTACCCAAACCTATGAGGTCACGCCGCCGAGCTAGGAAGTTTGTTCATGTCAACATACAATCCCAACCTCAGCAAATTTTTGTGTTTCCATCTTGTGCACTGGAAGCTTTTGCACCTCTGCATGTTTAACCACCTCATCTCATTGAGCAACGTTACCCCATCAAAGGGATTTGTGTGGGTTAGTAATCGTCGTCCACTTCAGTCTTACTTTGGAAAGCATTTTTGTATCTATCGTCTCATGctttgttttaaagttaattaatgGTATTTTAATGAATGTCAACAACCTTAaaattattgtgttttttttaagtatttaaaattttctaaactTTGCAGTTCTTTTAAGTA is a window encoding:
- the LOC102670289 gene encoding egg cell-secreted protein 1.1; protein product: MVESRSLSSPSSSSLAVRLKAEGESSYCWDSLWQLQACTGEIVTFFLNGKTYLGHGCCQAIRVIGHDCWPNIVASLGFTNEETDVLEGYCDEDVVHSPPPPPQSIIDPKYIVP